gtgtgtgtgccgacCTGCTCCTCGTGCAGCACCACCTGTCCGTCCAGAGGACCCCCGAGCGGGGCGATGGTGATGAACGGCTGCCAGGCTCCGCTGATGGTCCGCGGGAAGACGTCGTAAAGCTCGATGCTCCGGATGGTGTCGCCGCGCTCCTTCATCGAGAACAGAGACACGGGGTTACAGGTGGCCACGTACACCACGTCTGCAGAACGAAGAACAGAGGGGATTGTGGGACTATTActtaaactgtgtgtgtgtgtgtgtgtgtgtgtgtgtgtgtgtgtgtgtgtgtgtgtgtgtgtgtgtgtgtgtgtgtgtgtgtgtgtgtgtgtttatttaaaacaatgtaaaatcaaatataaatcaattaattaaatgataaatatataaaatatgcaaataaatgtatatttatgtattttctccatatatcttcgtgtgtgttgcatgacagtgtgtgtgtgtgtgtgtgtgtaccgtcTTTGGTGGTGACATGGCAGACGATGTTGACCTCGTTCATGGGGATCTGCCAGTGGGACTTCTCCTCGCTGAAACTCAGAGCCCGGCTCTCCTGTCTGTGGCACGGGTGAGCCTGAACACGCAGAAACACCGGGccctggagacacacacacacacacacacacacacacacacgatgttgATCACACAGAAGGTTCCCTGTggagcttttattgtgaaaaagaAACGTTGTCCATCATGTCTTTCTAACGTAAACATTTGGGTGTGTCCTTTCAGAGTAAGGAACCTGCAGTGTGGCAGCTGAGCATCCTTGGTTCCTTTGTGTCTCGTCAGGCAGGAGAATCCTCACAAGTGAACCCTTGTGACATTTGAAGCGTGAtaaattgtgtattttatttataCTTCACATAAAACTTCTGCACTGCAGTATTTCctcttcaacactttatgagcacactgccaagctatggaaacatcgtgtgtgtgtgtgtgtgtgtgtgtgtgtgtgtgtgtgcggctgAGCGCAGAGCAGCCGGGCGGCGCAGCGGCTGCATTCAGATCACAAGCTCGTGAAAGTGTCAAgcgcacacacaacacacataaCTCCTAAAAAGGTCAACAACTATTTAACGACAACCGTTCACGACGACATTTCTCCAGCCTCTCGTGGTGCATCTGCATATATGGCCCGTGCACGGCAGGAAGTGTGTGAGACAGGTGAAGCCGGTCGCTCCCACTGAATGTCTGTCAGAGGATGCGTCTGCGCGGCCGCGGGGGAAGGTGTGTTTGTAAAGTCATGTTTGGAGATCAACAACGTTTCTACAGAGTGGCTGCCTCCACTTTGAAGGAGCCTGACAAGGAAGCAGCGTTTTAGCAAAACAATAACATTTCTAGAGATGGCTTCCTCCATCCCACATGCTGTGAAGCCTCTGGATGAAGGGAGCTTCATTTAACACTGATttacccgtgtgtgtgtgtgtgtgtgtgtgtgtgtgtgtgtgtgtgtgtgtgtgtctaagagagtgttacctgtgtgtgtgtgtgtgtgtgtgtgtgtgtgtgtgtgtgtgtgtgtgtaagagagtgttacctgtgtgtgtgtgtgtgtgtgttacccgtgtgtgtgtaagagagtgttacctgtgtgtgtgtgtgtgtgtgtgtgtgtgtgtgtgtgtgtgtgtgtgtaagagagtgttacctgtgtgtgtgtgtgtgtgtgtgtgtgtgtgtaagagagtgttacctgtgtgtgtgtgtgtgtgtgtgtgtgtgtgtgtgtgtctaagagagtgttacctgtgtgtgtgtgtgtgtgtgtgtgtgtgtgtgtgtgtgtgtgtgtaagagagtgttacctgtgtgtgtgtgtgttacccgtgtgtgtgtgtgtgtgtgtgtgtgtgtgtgtctaagagagtgttacctgtgtgtgtgtgtgtgtgtgtgtgtgtgttacccgtgtgtgtgtgtgtgttacccgtgtgtgtgtaagagagtgttacctgtgtgtgtgtgtgtgttacccgtgtgtgtgtgtgtgtgtctaagagagtgttacctgtgtgtgtgtgtaagagtgttacctgtgtgtgtgtgtgtgtgtgtgtgtgtgtgtgtgtgtgtgtgtgtgtctaagagtgtgtgtgtgtctaagagtgtgttacctgtgtgtgtgtgtgtgtgtgtgtgtgtctaagagtgtgttacctgtgtgtgtgtgtgtgtgtgtgtgtgtgtgtgtgtgtctaagagtgtgttacctgtgtgtgtgtgtgtgtgtgtgtgtgtctaagagtgtgttacgtgtgtgtgtgtgtgtgtgtgtgtgtgtgtgtgtgtgtgtgtgtgtgtgtgtgtgtgtgtgtgtgtgtgtgtgtgtgttacgtgcatatgtgtgtgttacctgtgtgtgtgttggtgtgtgtgtgtgtgtgtgtgtgtgtgtgtgtgtgtgtgtgtgtgtgtgtgtgtgtgtgtgtgtgtctaagagtgtgttacgtgtgtgtgtgtgtgtgtgtgtgtgtgtgtgtgtgtgtgtgtgtgtgtgtgtgtgtgttacgtgcatatgtgtgtgttacccgtgtgtgtgtgtgtgtgtgtgtgtgtgtgtgtgtgtgtgtgtgtgtgtgtgtgtgtgtgtgtgtgtaccttgatGTCTATGGGCCGTGTCTCAGTGGGACAGAGCAGTTTTCGGCGAGCGTTCCCAGTCTGGTTGATGGTCCAGTAGCCCGTCAACTTGACCTCTGGCAGGGGCAACCTGCAGATTCAAGGTCACACTGAGTCTCCCGCTGCCAGCAGCTGAATATAACCGAGGCATGAACACACAACATGTGTAATGTTCTATTCGTGAGGAACTGTGGGTTTCCCCGTCGCCGTTATGCATCTCAACTTCAGATAAAATGAACTCGTCTTCTGAGCGCATTAGCAAGGACACCACAAAGTGACTTCAGATGGAGGCCGAGTTCTCATTGCATGAAAACAAAAGCTTTCATTTCATCCCAGTCTTTAGAGAATGCCGATGAAATGAGTGTGTGAGTGGCTTTGGGAGCCGGCGACTGAAAGCCgacagagatgtgtgtgtgtgtgtgtgtgtgtgtgtgtgtgtgtgtctctgctctCCTTGTTGTGTCTGGCCAGATGTTTACTGGCCTTCCCATGAGTCATAGCTGGATTGCAGCCACAGCTTTATTAACGGCAGCTTTTCGAGCCATACGATGCAACACAACCACGACAAGACGAAATCCCAAGCTGAATAAACGGGTCCGTCTCCTACCCATACACATGTCTGTGATGGAGAAGCAATGCGGTTCAGAAGAGAAACTACTTCGTGTTTATCCGCGTCTGAAATCGGAAACCAAGAGAGGAACTATTTGCTTGTATGCACACGAGATGTTGTGGGATGCAAGCGGTTGAAGAGGGGTTCTGAACGATGCCAACGTGTGCTCGGGCGATGCCTTTTGAAACACAACACAACATCTACACAACATCTACACACAAGGAAAATACTTGTTTCTGCTCTGGTCTCGAGACATGAGGGATCTATGCATCTGGATTTATGATACGTCAAATAAAACCACAGGAGAcgggagaaacaaatattttcctTTATTTAAAGACAGAGCTGAGCACGATGAGACAGATTAGCTTTGCTTTGGAGGAAAGGTGAGGAGGTGAGGATACTTCAACGCTTCATGGAAGCCTGAGGTTGATTCAGCCTGGAAGCCGTCAGCCGGGTTCACGCATTGCAGGATTTCATTTCTTAAAGCTACTGGCAGTAATGTCAACGACCATTTACTTTAATGGGCTCTTGAAAGCTTTGAAAGTTTTGAGGTTAAAAATGAAGTTGGcttttatttgtaaaatataGATTTTTGTTAATTTGATTTAAGCATGTTACGGGTTTCGTGCCCCGAATTACACTTTAATTTGTTCTATTTTTAATGTACCTTTTCTCAGATGTAGCTTTTTAACTTATAATATGTTGTATTAGTTTATATCATTATTTGTCTGCCATTGCTATTTCTGTCTGGTTTGTAACTTCCTTATAAAAGTGCCATTTAAATAAAGTGTAtaattattgttgttattaaataataataatataataataactaCATTTATAACAGAGACACACAATGGAAAATAATCAGTGCTGAGTAAAATAATGTATATAATGTTAAGTTAAGCATTATATCGTTCTGTTGTCTGTTAAGATATCACATAACAATTAATACATTTGGAATATGTTTAAAAAATGATATCTGATTTACGAACCAAACAGAAGACCGCCCCTGGTCCCTCAGTGACGACAATCTCAGTGGCTATTTGTAAAgtttaaaacatgtattttgttGAGCTGTCGCCTGTTGTTGAGCAGAGCGTTGTTTCATCGTGATTAGATTAACTGCAGGAACAGGTTGGCCTTCAAGTATCGCCCATATCCTCCATCATCCATCGGCAAGCTCTAACCCcttctgactgtgtgtgtgtgtgtgtgtgtgtgtgtgtgtgtgtgtgtgtgtgtgtgtgtgtgtgtgtgtgtgtgtgtgtgtgtgtgtgtgtgtgtgagagcctaAAGTCTTGCTGCCTTACTCCTTGGCCAGGTTGACGGAGCTGGGATTGGCTCCGATGGGAATCCCGTGTCTGTGCAGCGCCTCGATCAGAACGTCCCGCGTGTCTTTGTTGTACGAGTCAAAGTCGAAGACGTTTCGCACAACGTTCGCCAAACCCTCGCCGGGAAATCTCTGCGGAGAAGAAGAAAAGGAGGTGTTGGAAACATCTCACTGGTCACCGGCTTGAGGACCCAGGTGTCTGTGATCCCCTCCAGATGGGAAGCAGTGCTCACGTTCAGAGCATCAGCTACTTCCTGTCAGTGTTAACATgacgtagagcaggggtgtcaaactcaatttcatcgcgggccacatcggcattatggttgcactcaaagggccggttgtaactttaagactatataaaaatacatatataaaaatatcatatataaaataatgtattatattacatcattgcctctgcattggattatcatcggatagggtaaaaaCTTCATaactaactacgtctgaaagcagaagtcgagggcaagtctcttcagtgcgtatgtcccaaaatgatttaaaaagaaaagccaaattctggagaaaaaataaatagaagtgacattttgaaataaaaatctagttctgagaaaaaggaattctatgaaaaaatgcatattttgaagaaaaaaaggcaaattctgagaaaaaaagtcatatttgagatgcattgtgggacatgtagtttatgggcaacgtgcttctgtagcatgtaaccgtataataaacgtattatattctttgcaagctcttgtggggccacataaaatgaagtcgcgggccgaatgtggcccccgggccttgagtttgacacccctgacgtAGGGTCTTCACCCGTGCGGACAGAGCGTGGAATAAAACCCGCTGCTATCTGGAAGGTACCTCATCTCCAGTTTATGTGTCTGTGATATAAATAGATGTTGACAGGTTATTTTGGCCTCAGTGTTTCTGTCTTGCACAGTTGCTATGGCGATGAGGTAAACAAAGACAGAAGCAAGGCAGAGAAAACGAGAGCGATGCTGTAAACAAAGCAGTAAAACATGGCTCCTGGTGGATCAAGAACGTAGCACGAATACATGAAAGCAACCCAAGAAGAAGTCTCTTAAGACACTGCCAACACTTTTAGtttttagattagatttatttcTGTAGGACTCTGAGACATGAGGCACTCCTAAAAGTTGgagttttatattgatttgcTATTTAAcggttaaaggtcacctatcgtgctatctttaggcaatagcacagctctcagatatatacaaatatattaaaaacatgtctattgcccctttcacaccagcgccttttcagctccggctcggagctagagcctgaaaagcgccgggttttccagttcacaccggagcggtgccgcctcttagctccggaatccgcttcatttccagctccaaaaaagtgtcggtccagaggcaagagctttggagctaagaggtgacgtcgcttacgtctctctcacgtcgaggcgtgcaggaaactaaacccacctcccatgggtcgactgtcagcctgcctacaagcagtgtgcctataaacacactttataaagtcaggcagcactaaccaggcttcgtgtgattctgtttatttgtgccttactttgaccatccgttcactgttatcgatcattgtggagagaggcagacgtgctgttttgtattattgcagctatcggatgcaagtagtcagtttagcttcggttgctatgccaacatcacccgttttataccagagaaactttcataacagcgttgtgataccaaacagtgtcaattcagactgacacacattcacttaggctaaggggaactggggatatgcatcagctgcttgtgtgagtcggacagtggatactttagagcggccgctgcagtgtgagctaaccgggagctaacgggagaatacactccaGTGGACGAGCAgctctgcagcggtcggtaaatgctgcagaaacacattaataaacaatgaaccacggcactctggagaaaagcataaggttggagaagtcgttattcaatttattctggcttcgtgtgattaaaagcaacacgatcatcgacccgacgcagttgttgttgttgttgtgagctgccgttggggagaaaatcagcgatgtaaacggtgacgtcatgacgcagcaagggcagctctggggcgccagtgggcggtgtgcacagagcgggagctgaaaagggaaaccggagctgaaccagaaaagctcccgctcggagctagaaactgaaaagcgctggtgtgaaagccgcatgtgaagtgttttgctcaaaataccaaacagatcacccattcatGCCTCACATCCctatatttcacttcctgtttctaaagtgctgattttgggataaagctttaaagaataaaagaggggaggggtctgagctcatgcgggacccggcagctaccgtctaaactaaatgctgccgtgatgaaacgccatatcatggattatcaaggatctgaaacagtctggagctcaaaggctttctctcttgccggttataccacaaggtgagttcctttctacttcctgcttcttcacacacatgctctccagtacaggttagctccgagtgttagcgatgctaatgtaaacaccgaccatattacgtccaaaacagtcgggcattgtttccgatagcaacgtttctgattgggtcgtgggtccacatttcagatgttacgtcatatcggatgcaaatctggatcagctccgttgttccccgtttttagacacatgttgatgtataaaagacatcaaaaagtgcattttgcatgataggtcccctttaatctttttatttttatttgtgttgtaccGATATGTCCACTTTGTTTTATGGGGTTTTATATTGTTGCATCGACTCAGTTGTCTTGTGTCTTATCTGTCAGAGAGAAAccgttatttatttaaattgtatttgtattatcataCATTGTACCTCCTTGTGTCTCTTAACCTgataaaatgttatattttgctgCATGTACCTTTTAAAGTTCTTCAATAATCTGAGCGGAATTTCTTGTTGTGTAATTTGAACTTGTGATgtgtcattttgtaaagcactttgagctgcatgtgttgtaggaaaagtgctatataaataaagctttattattattacatgatGACCAGTGTGTGGTGCTAATTTTGGACGAAAGACTCTCCACTAAATGACCCCGTGTGTGTCCCGTTTCTCCAGAGGTCGATATTGGAGGTGACGGATGGCAGAAGGAGGTCAGCGGGGAAATCATCCAAACATTTGAATTATTGTTCTGCAGCGATGGAGCTCAGATCTTAATCGTCTTTCTCTCCGGGCTAAATACTGCGCACATGTAGACTACTGTTCAAATCTATAAATACTATTCCTACTCTATATAATTTAGTCATATTTACTTTTAGATACATTACACTGCACCGTACTGCTTTTCTTGCACTTGACTACTTTTTGATCTAAAAGTGAAAACAGCCAGTCTTTAAGAGCCCAGATATTTTGATTCATAACATCATATATGTTGTAATTGTATTTATATCCTACCACAGATGTATTACTTTTCCATCATGCATCGCCCAGACTTTTTATTGGATTGTTATGCCTTTTTTTCTGACACGTTTTGTGTGTGCAACCCGGACCAACATTCAAAACTCCCTCTTACggagtagggttgccagaaactgaccatgatcaaaatcgattattcggcagccctggcgaataataatcgattataatcgaccgaccccccccccccccaattattaatactattactattattagcatatatatatttatatatattttggtcgaaactaagccagaaaaaaataaataaaacataaataataaaataaataaaataaaataaataaataaaataaaatcgatttttaaaaataatattcgattatggagactgtagcgaatattcgaataatcgctggcatccctattacggagcgtccacacagcagcgtgcgttgacgcttggaggtgggcgtgtctgaagcttggggatttttgcgagcaacgcgaccaacaatcaatcacatgaatctcccgcccccgacatacaaagcaatagcaatgtcaaaacgaagtaaactggatataaaatccccaaacagacgaaaccctaccagttccacccactgtctctgcctcctccctccatgcctcgctcctccggtttgtatccggtagaggaacagagactgatcgttcagcaccgggtgattcacgacCGCTGTAATGAATTTCTCCtcaatttttttgaatatgaggaaatgacctgcgtagtctctcccagcatacacgcagtTTGACTGGctggcgcttgtactggcagatttgcataaacgggatttcattggctggcgcttctgccgaggctccaaaagttgaacattgctcaacttttgaagcgagccacgctccacgtcgcttcccacaatgcagttcggctaaaagtgacgtcaccccattcaaagtgaacgggcagaagcgttggaagcctcaacgcacgccgccgtgtggacgggccgtgaacatttgtgtgtgtttttcgggTGTTTTCCAATATATAGGTTTTTCCCTGCAAATGGTTGGGTTTTTAGGTGAGTGTTTATTCCTCTGCTgcgagggtctacggacagagggttgTTGTAGTCGCAGTGTAAAGCCCCCCGAGACAACTGTGTTATTAGCCCATACAAATAAAACGTGATATTAACAGAAACAGGGTCTCCTCTCTGTCACAGCTGTGATGTGAGGACACTGTCTGGCATTATTAAAGCATCCAGGATTCAAGTCACGTTACTGTTATGAATTATTCATGTTTAATATAGTCTGGCAACAAAAACTGGAATAAGGGAAATTCAGTGTTGAAGCGCGGTTTGAGTCTTCTCACCTGGAGGTGCTTCACGATGTTGACCACCTCTCTAGTGGAGTAGGGGTAGGTGATGGTTCCCTGGTCGGCCATCGACCTCAGATCTCCAAAAGCAGACACCAGTTTCTGCAGCGTGGCTTCAGGGACATCCGGACCGTACTGCTTCAACATCGCCAACTCAGCCTGAGGTTTAGGATTATCCACAGCATGGCAGCTGAAAATATCACctgaaagtacacacatcctttactcaagtagaagtacatactcgtctttaaaaatactctggtgaaagtagaagtactgactaaacttctttactcaagtgaaagtaaagaggctttgaagtgtacttcagtaaaaagtacccatagctagcagctgctttaaagagtacctgacctccctttatatcaatagaacaataatgtcattgttagctaatgaatgtttccacggcaacatgacaacgtttccattggtccctcttctttagagaagaccaggaagtgatggatacacggatcgtgttccaaccaataggcacgcagtgactctaaagaataatgaccacgcaccaacacacattcagactaaaggaaccagctgtttgggaaatgagagaagtagaaagtacaggtatttgagttcaacatgtaagaagtagaaagtacaggtatttgagttcaacatgtgagaagtagaaagtacaggtatttgagttcaacatgtaagaagtagaaagtacaggtatttgagttcaacatgtaagaagtagaaagtacaggtatttgagttcaacatgtaagaagtagaaagtacaggtatttgagttcaacatgtagaagtagaaagtacaggtatttgagttcaacatgtaagaagtagaaagtacaggtatttgagttcaacatgtaagaagtagaaagtacaggtatttgagttcaacatgtaagaagtagaaagtacaggtatttgagttcaacatgtaagaagtagaaagtacaggtatttgagttcaacatgtaagaagtagaaagtacaggtatttgagttcaacatgtaagaagtagaaagtacaggtatttgagttcaacatgtaagaagtagaaagtacaggtatttgtgttcaacatgtaagaagtagaaagtacaggtatttgagttcaacatgtaagaagtagaaagtacaggtatttgagttcaacatgtaagaagtagaaagtacaggtatttgtgttcaacagtgaagaagtagaaagtacaggtatttgagttcaacatgtaagaagtagaaagtacaggtatttgggttcaacatgtaagaagtagaaagtacaggtatttgagttcaacatgtgagaagtagaaagtacaggtatttgtgttcaacatgtaagaagtagaaagtacaggtatttgtgttcaacatgtaagaagtagaaagtacaggtatttgagttcaacatgtgagaagtagaaagtacaggtatttgagttcaacatgtgagaagtagaaagtacaggtatttgtgttcaacatgtaagaagtagaaagtacaggtatttgtgttcaacatgtaagaagtagaaagtacaggtatttgagttcaacatgtaagaagtagaaagtacaggtatttgagttcaacatgtaagaagtagaaagtacaggtatttgagttcaacatgtaagaagtcaaagtaaaaagttgtcagaaaaataaatagtggagtaaagtactgataccagaagagcctttttttgtaaataatagTTATACATTAAGTTGTGCATACCATGAACGGAACAAATCAAAATGAaaaacttaggtcacaggctcctctatTTACTGAAGAAATATCTGCTTATCTTTTTACATGGTAATCAAGCTGACTATATTATTCTAAAG
This portion of the Pseudochaenichthys georgianus unplaced genomic scaffold, fPseGeo1.2 scaffold_1748_arrow_ctg1, whole genome shotgun sequence genome encodes:
- the LOC117441507 gene encoding von Willebrand factor A domain-containing protein 8-like, whose translation is DTTVQTLTLQPSVRDGIIMYEDSPLVKAVKQGNILVIDEADKAPTNVTCILKTLVESGEMILADGRRIISDAREAEGRPNTIVMHPDFRMLVLANRPGFPFLGNDFFGSLGDIFSCHAVDNPKPQAELAMLKQYGPDVPEATLQKLVSAFGDLRSMADQGTITYPYSTREVVNIVKHLQRFPGEGLANVVRNVFDFDSYNKDTRDVLIEALHRHGIPIGANPSSVNLAKELPLPEVKLTGYWTINQTGNARRKLLCPTETRPIDIKGPVFLRVQAHPCHRQESRALSFSEEKSHWQIPMNEVNIVCHVTTKDDVVYVATCNPVSLFSMKERGDTIRSIELYDVFPRTISGAWQPFITIAPLGGPLDGQVVLHEEQSNTVLHIDMETGAVRRLLLSQGDEKPQSRASNWWSSKEPQQGGHRMCHDFSHKNWLLFYKEDG